In Salmo salar chromosome ssa15, Ssal_v3.1, whole genome shotgun sequence, one genomic interval encodes:
- the cdk20 gene encoding cyclin-dependent kinase 20 → MDQYSILGRIGEGAHGIVFKAKHIETGETVALKKVALRRLEDGIPNQALREIKALQEIEDNQYVVKLKDVFPHGTGFVLVFEYMLSDLSEVIRNSQRPLTESHVKGYMMMLLKGVAFCHENSIMHRDLKPANLLISSTGHLKIADFGLARLFNNDGEHLYSHQVATRWYRAPELLYGARKYDEGVDLWAVGCIFGELLNNSPLFPGENDIEQLCCVLRVLGTPNQHIWPEITELPDYNKITFKENPAIPLEEIVPDTSPQAVDLLNKFLVYPSKQRISARQALLHPYLFSEPLPAHHSELPIPQHGGKHSRQRLQPPVEFSVDLPLSESLVDPALVQGHAWCL, encoded by the exons ATGGACCAATATAGTATTTTGGGTAGAATAGGAGAAGGAGCTCATGGTATTGTTTTCAAAGCAAAACATATCGAG ACCGGAGAGACTGTGGCTCTGAAGAAAGTAGCTCTGAGAAGGTTGGAGGATGGGATCCCGAACCAAGCCCTCAGAGAGATCAAAGCTTTACAGGAGATTGAAGACAACCAATAC GTGGTGAAGCTAAAGGACGTGTTTCCCCATGGTACAGGGTTCGTCTTGGTGTTTGAGTACATGCTCTCTGACCTCTCTGAGGTCATCAGGAACTCTCAGAGGCCTCTCACTGAGTCACATGTCAAGGGTTACATGATGATGCTACTCAAAGGGGTTGCCTTCTGCCACGAGAACTCCATCATGCACAGA gatcTGAAACCGGCCAACCTGCTCATCAGCTCTACAGGTCATCTGAAGATAGCAGACTTTGGCCTGGCCAGACTTTTCAACAACGATGGAGAGCATCTCTACAGCCATCAGGTGGCCACCAG GTGGTATCGAGCACCAGAACTGCTTTATGGGGCAAGAAAATACGACGAAGGTGTAGATCTCTG GGCAGTGGGATGTATATTTGGGGAACTTCTGAATAACTCCCCTCTGTTCCCTGGAGAGAATGACATAGAACAGCTGTGCTGTGTTCTCCGAGTCCTGGGGACACCCAACCAGCACATTTGGCCG gaGATCACAGAGCTGCCTGACTACAATAAGATCACTTTTAAGGAGAACCCTGCTATCCCTCTTGAGGAGATAGTACCTGATACCTCACCTCAGGCTGTGGACCTGCTCAACAAGTTCCTGGTCTACCCCTCTAAACAGAGGATCAGCGCCAGACAG gccctgctcCATCCCTATTTGTTCTCTGAGCCGCTGCCGGCCCACCACTCGGAGCTGCCTATCCCCCAGCACGGAGGGAAACATTCCCGTCAGCGACTCCAgcctcctgtagaattctctgtaGATCTACCCCTCTCAGAGAGCCTGGTGGACCCTGCTTTGGTCCAGGGACATGCCTGGTGTCTATGA